One window of the Populus nigra chromosome 4, ddPopNigr1.1, whole genome shotgun sequence genome contains the following:
- the LOC133690743 gene encoding tubulin alpha chain-like, with the protein MRECISIHIGQAGIQVGNACWELYCLEHGIQPDGQMPSDKTVGGGDDAFNTFFSETGAGKHVPRAIFVDLEPTVIDEVRTGAYRQLFHPEQLISGKEDAANNFARGHYTIGKEIVDLCLDRIRKLADNCTGLQGFLVFNAVGGGTGSGLGSLLLERLSVDYGKKSKLGFTVYPSPQVSTSVVEPYNSVLSTHSLLEHTDVAVLLDNEAIYDICRRSLDIERPTYTNLNRLVSQVISSLTASLRFDGALNVDVTEFQTNLVPYPRIHFMLSSYAPVISAEKAYHEQLSVAEITNSAFEPSSMMAKCDPRHGKYMACCLMYRGDVVPKDVNAAVATIKTKRTIQFVDWCPTGFKCGINYQPPTVVPGGDLAKVQRAVCMISNSTSVAEVFSRIDHKFDLMYAKRAFVHWYVGEGMEEGEFSEAREDLAALEKDYEEVGAESPDGEDGDEGDEY; encoded by the exons ATGAGAGAGTGCATTTCGATTCACATTGGTCAAGCCGGTATTCAGGTCGGCAATGCTTGCTGGGAGCTTTACTGCCTCGAGCACGGCATTCAG cCTGATGGCCAGATGCCAAGTGACAAAACTGTTGGCGGAGGTGATGATGCTTTCAACACCTTTTTCAGTGAAACTGGTGCGGGAAAGCACGTCCCTCGTGCTATCTTTGTTGATCTTGAGCCCACTGTTATTGATGAAGTCAGGACTGGAGCATACCGCCAGCTTTTCCACCCCGAGCAACTCATCAGTGGAAAGGAAGATGCTGCCAACAACTTTGCCCGTGGCCACTATACCA TTGGGAAAGAGATTGTTGATCTCTGCTTGGATCGTATCCGAAAGTTAGCTGATAACTGCACTGGCCTTCAAGGGTTTTTGGTGTTCAATGCTGTTGGAGGTGGTACTGGTTCTGGTCTTGGGTCACTTCTCCTGGAGAGGCTCTCTGTTGACTATGGCAAAAAATCAAAGCTTGGTTTCACTGTATATCCATCCCCGCAAGTTTCCACATCAGTTGTAGAGCCCTACAACAGTGTCCTTTCAACTCACTCTCTCCTTGAGCATACTGATGTTGCTGTGCTCCTTGACAATGAGGCCATCTATGACATTTGTAGGCGCTCTCTTGACATTGAGCGTCCAACTTACACCAATCTTAACCGCCTTGTTTCTCAG gTGATCTCATCTTTGACTGCCTCATTAAGGTTTGATGGAGCTCTTAATGTGGATGTTACTGAGTTCCAAACCAACTTGGTTCCATACCCCAGGATCCATTTCATGCTTTCCTCTTATGCCCCCGTCATCTCCGCAGAGAAGGCATACCATGAGCAGCTCTCTGTGGCTGAGATAACCAACAGTGCTTTTGAGCCATCATCCATGATGGCCAAGTGTGACCCACGTCATGGCAAGTACATGGCCTGCTGCCTGATGTATAGAGGTGATGTTGTGCCCAAGGATGTGAATGCAGCTGTGGCTACCATCAAGACCAAGCGCACAATCCAGTTTGTTGACTGGTGCCCAACTGGGTTCAAGTGTGGCATCAACTACCAGCCACCAACTGTTGTTCCAGGAGGCGACCTTGCTAAGGTTCAGAGGGCTGTTTGCATGATTTCCAATTCGACAAGTGTTGCAGAAGTCTTCTCTCGCATTGACCACAAGTTTGATCTCATGTATGCCAAGCGTGCGTTTGTGCACTGGTATGTTGGCGAGGGTATGGAGGAAGGAGAGTTCTCAGAGGCTCGTGAGGATCTTGCTGCCCTGGAGAAGGATTATGAGGAGGTTGGGGCTGAATCTCCTGATGGAGAGGATGGTGATGAAGGAGATGAGTACTGA
- the LOC133690744 gene encoding xylulose kinase 2-like: protein MALLMLFMQVFRIASDLQPGLEGHISPDPVDAEGYMVLLVYKNGSLTQEVSAIDGKMGFYCDDRETLPPSLPGSSIDLRPVPLHASSC, encoded by the exons ATGGCTCTTCTCATGCTTTTCATGCAGGTTTTTCGGATAGCTAGTGATCTTCAACCTGGATTAGAAGGGCATATTTCCCCTGATCCTGTGGACGCAGAAGGTTATATGGTATTGCTAGTCTACAAAAATGGGTCTCTAACCCAGGAAG TCTCTGCAATAGATGGGAAGATGGGTTTCTACTGCGATGACCGTGAAACTCTTCCTCCCTCCCTTCCAG GTTCGAGCATTGATTTAAGGCCAGTTCCTCTCCATGCGAGCTCATGCTGA